The Blautia hydrogenotrophica DSM 10507 genome window below encodes:
- a CDS encoding plasmid mobilization protein, which yields MSGVHKYPTISFRISPREREEIEVKILVSGMSKKDYFVRSCIYNRVCVVGRKELIYQLVEEVKIMQTNIREVTEQFEQTEVPLSSEYLQDMRNECLDMLKAILWMLDGAKYLWQDGNEKSPDSGNC from the coding sequence ATGAGCGGAGTTCATAAATACCCAACAATCAGCTTTCGTATTTCTCCCAGAGAAAGGGAAGAAATTGAGGTGAAGATTTTAGTAAGCGGAATGTCAAAAAAGGATTATTTTGTACGCTCCTGTATTTATAACAGGGTGTGCGTGGTTGGCAGGAAAGAACTGATTTATCAGCTGGTAGAAGAAGTAAAAATCATGCAGACAAATATCAGAGAAGTAACAGAACAGTTTGAACAGACAGAGGTCCCATTATCCTCAGAGTACTTGCAAGATATGAGAAATGAATGTCTGGATATGCTTAAAGCAATTCTTTGGATGTTAGACGGTGCAAAATATTTATGGCAGGATGGAAATGAAAAAAGCCCCGAC